A part of Arachis hypogaea cultivar Tifrunner chromosome 12, arahy.Tifrunner.gnm2.J5K5, whole genome shotgun sequence genomic DNA contains:
- the LOC112727244 gene encoding short-chain dehydrogenase TIC 32 B, chloroplastic, whose translation MVGIFSLVTGRPGPSGFGSASTAEQVTEGIDASNLTCIITGGASGIGMETARVLALRKAHVIIAARNMESAKEAKQLILQQNESARVEIMKLDLTSVKSVRSFAENFLARDLPLNILINNAGVMFCPYQRSEDGIEMQFATNHLGHFLLTNLLLEKMKQSAKASGIEGRIINLSSIAHTYTYEEGIRFDNLNDEAGYSDKRAYGQSKLANILHANELSRRLKEEGVNITANSVHPGVIMTPLMRHSTLLMNFLKMFTFFIWKSVPQGAATTCYVALHPSVKGVSGKYFLDCNEFQPSAFASNELLGRKLWDFSNKLINSISKP comes from the exons ATGGTTGGTATTTTCTCATTGGTTACAGGGAGGCCTGGACCAAGTGGTTTTGGATCTGCATCAACTGCAGAACAAGTTACCGAAGGAATTGATGCTAGTAATCTTACTTGTATTATTACAG GAGGAGCGAGCGGTATAGGAATGGAGACGGCGCGAGTGCTAGCACTTCGAAAGGCCCACGTCATCATCGCAGCGAGGAACATGGAGTCCGCAAAGGAAGCAAAACAACTCATATTACAACAAAATGAGTCTGCTAGAGTGGAAATAATGAAACTTGACCTTACCTCTGTCAAATCTGTTAGATCTTTTGCAGAAAATTTCCTCGCTCGTGATCTTCCCCTCAACATCTTAAT AAACAATGCTGGAGTCATGTTCTGCCCCTACCAACGTTCAGAGGATGGGATTGAGATGCAGTTCGCAACAAACCATCTTG GGCATTTCCTCTTAACAAATCTTCTTCTTGAGAAAATGAAACAAAGCGCAAAAGCAAGTGGAATTGAAGGAAGGATTATAAATCTGTCATCAATTGCTCATACCTATACTTACGAAGAGGGGATTCGATTTGATAACCTTAACGATGAAGCTGG TTATTCTGACAAGAGGGCTTACGGGCAGTCCAAGCTAGCTAATATATTGCACGCAAATGAACTCTCTCGCCGTTTGAAG GAAGAAGGTGTGAACATCACAGCCAATTCAGTGCACCCCGGAGTGATAATGACTCCTCTTATGAGACATTCTACTCTACTCATGA ATTTTCTGAAGATGTTCACATTTTTCATATGGAAAAGCGTTCCACAG GGAGCAGCCACAACATGCTACGTTGCTCTGCATCCAAGCGTGAAAGGTGTGAGTGGGAAGTACTTTCTGGATTGCAATGAGTTCCAACCAAGTGCATTTGCCTCAAACGAACTCTTAGGAAGAAAACTCTGGGACTTCAGCAACAAGTTGATCAACTCAATTTCCAAACCTTGa